The region GGACTTCATCAGATATACCGGCTCCGGTATCTGATACACGGGCACAAACCATCCCATCATTCTCATAAGTATATATATTAATGAAATCTTCGTTGCTCGGTTCAATTTTTTCCCGCTTTTCGGAAATAGCATCGCGGGCATTGTTCACCAGATTAAGAAAAACCTGCTGCAACCGGTTATCCTCTGCAACGACCTTTGGCAGACTGTCTCCAAGATTCAGGCGTATATAGATATTCTGCAACTCAAACTGCTTGGTAACCAGTGCCAGAACCCCGCTCACCGGTGCATTGATATCCACCTTCTCCGTCTTTAGACCGGACTTCCTCCCGAACGCACGAAGGGCACTGATAATCTCTGCTGCGCGATCAACCTGCGTACTGACTTCACGTGCTACCTCCGCAAGCTGTGAACCGGGAATATCACGTCCCTGCTCTGCCATAAAGGCTAGGTATTCACTGCCGATTTTGATGGCATTGAGCGGCTGATTAACTTCATGGGCCACCCCGGCGGACATTTCACCAAGTGATTTCATTTTGGCGGCCTGCACCAATTGGGCGTCTTTTTCAATAATCTCTGTCACATCGTTGACTGCCACAATCATGGAAGGCTTGCTTTTATAAGTAATGGGACAGACATGCATGTTCACATAAACCGGATTACCACCCTTACGATAATGAATTATTTTAGGATAATAGACACATCCGGAAGGGCCTCCGTACTCTTCGAAAGCCTTTATGCATTCTTCGTTGGCTTCGGGTCCGAGTCGTAAAAACTGCGCCCCTATCAACTCAGACCGGGAATAACCGTAAAGTTCTGTAACCCGCGGGTTGGCGTCGATAATTGTAAAATCATTACATGAAACCACCAGAACCGGGTCCGGCCCGCTATCGAATAAAGATTTATATTTCTCCTCCGATTCACGCAACCTGCGCCTGTAAAGCTTGATAGACCAGACCATGTTACGGAAACTGTCCGCCAGTTGGACAACTTCGTCACCCTCCCGCTTGTAGTAAAAATAGCAATCCCGGCACTGTTGAAGGTTGGTATGACCATCCATCTCGGGGTTTCCGCCATAAGTGGAAAGATCAAAATGCCAACAGGGAAAATCTGTATTGTAATACGCCGGACAATTGGAAGCACTCCAGTCCGCTCCACCGGCAAGCAGATCAGGACTGATATCAAAATTCCCGCGTGAAAGTTCATCTGATACCCGGGTCAGAGTGCTGACAGGCTGAGTGATATATTTAGCAAGGCGGTAGCTGATCAAAAAAATGATGATTACCACAAAGGAGATGAAGCCGAGAAAAGTGAACCTGAGAGTTGAAACCAGCTGATCGATATGAATCTTGTTCAGCCCTACATGGACAGTACCTATGCGGTAAAGACCTTCCTTGATGGGCACCGCAATATCATAGGCCGAAGTCCTGCCCAGATCGACACGGCGCACAGATTTCTTCTCACCTTCGGGAATCGGATTAGCAAGATC is a window of Maridesulfovibrio sp. DNA encoding:
- a CDS encoding ATP-binding protein; this translates as MISVSKEKLMERFSGLTLKNKIFFSTLGVILIISAVIALLARWILVSSLTKELELRGVAIAYSIAERGGGYILDKDYPRLLSLAFEEATLRERQHLITYIYILGKDGEVLCHTFTKPFPKGLDLANPIPEGEKKSVRRVDLGRTSAYDIAVPIKEGLYRIGTVHVGLNKIHIDQLVSTLRFTFLGFISFVVIIIFLISYRLAKYITQPVSTLTRVSDELSRGNFDISPDLLAGGADWSASNCPAYYNTDFPCWHFDLSTYGGNPEMDGHTNLQQCRDCYFYYKREGDEVVQLADSFRNMVWSIKLYRRRLRESEEKYKSLFDSGPDPVLVVSCNDFTIIDANPRVTELYGYSRSELIGAQFLRLGPEANEECIKAFEEYGGPSGCVYYPKIIHYRKGGNPVYVNMHVCPITYKSKPSMIVAVNDVTEIIEKDAQLVQAAKMKSLGEMSAGVAHEVNQPLNAIKIGSEYLAFMAEQGRDIPGSQLAEVAREVSTQVDRAAEIISALRAFGRKSGLKTEKVDINAPVSGVLALVTKQFELQNIYIRLNLGDSLPKVVAEDNRLQQVFLNLVNNARDAISEKREKIEPSNEDFINIYTYENDGMVCARVSDTGAGISDEVRNKIFEPFFSTKEVGYGMGLGLAITYGIVRDYKGCIDIESEPGKGASFIISFPAAPDEN